CACTACATTTAATCaaagcaaataagtaaaaataagtaCCTTTAAAAACCAATAATAAGTACATGTACAGAATAAGGCTCAACTCAAAAAATCTCTTTAAATTGTTctgactttaaaatatctttcctgTTGAAGAATGCTGTTGggtcaacaattttttaaagtcgATTAAATGTTCTTTGGTATGCAGATAAAAGTAGTAAATAAGTGAATGGATCTGCAAGTGCAGGCACACTAGCTATATGACTTTTCAACTAGGAAAGCAAAATGGGAGATAATGTTTTAGgcttgaataaaatattaattataatataataaatttagaGAGGTTTCTCTTTAATCATGGAAAGGGAGAGAATAGTAAGTTAAACCCAGAGGTACAAAACAAAGTGTTACATACTACAAAAAATAAGTGCAAAAAATAAGTGGTAACTTTTGAATGagataagaaattttaaaatatcggGAATGTTTTACCATCatgaattttctatattttgccaatttttctgaaataaatttatcttaattATTGTATAGTGAAGCTGACCTTTGATAAAATGACTGAGGATGCCTATTTACGTGCCAGAGAAACAGCTTTCCCTTAGCATCAGGGAAGGCAAGAACCATTATCCAGAATCTCAAATCAGAAACCTTGGGCAATGCCAAGCAGGACTACCTGAAACGTCCTGGCAATCCCTGCATATGCCTTTAAAACTGAGCTGTTTCATGGTTACCTGGTACACAGGACTTGCGGCTGCAGTCACCGAATTGGGTTTCACTTCCATTTCCTTacttgtttcttcatctgaagaAGAGGATCCTGAATGATAATCAGAGGTAACCTTATCAAGGGCCCTAGTAACTTTCCTGGAGATCTCATCCTTGTTCTCATCTTCATTTTCAAAGCTGGCAACAATGAATGCATTGTTTTTCTCTCCAtacctacaaataaaattaaaaacttacaaaTCTTGAAGTCACATCAGCAAAGCAAAAAATGTCCATAAAAACAATTAAAGAGACTGGACATGCCATCAATCCAAGGCAAAGAAGGAATCATCACAGAACTTGAGCCTACACATTTAATATCCTAATACAGCTCAATGCCAGCAAGCAAACCAGTTTTCTACTTCTGTTCTATCTAAGTATTCATAAAAGTAaccccattttctttccttcttttctttcttttctactaattcctaaaaaaattgtttaaaacatcaaaaaagtccattgttttgattatatttttgtatgtacCAATGAAATTGGTTGTACAATAAAACATtctgatgtatttttatttttttgagatgggtttcactctgttgcccaggcgggagtgcagtggcacaatcacagctcactgcagcctctacctcctgggctcaggtgattgatcctctcacctcaaacCTCCgaagaggctgggactacaggagtgtaccaccatgcccagctaattaatgtacatttttagagacaaggtttcaccatgttgctgaggctggtcccgaactcctaggctcaagaaatacacccacctcagccaaccaaactgccagaattacaggcatgcgccactgcctgaaatttttttttttgggggggtggggggacaggtcttgctctgttgcccagactggagtgcaatgggtgtgatctcagcccactgcaacttccacctcctgggttcaagtgattctcatgcctcagcctcctgagtagctgagattacaggtgcccaccaccacgccctgctaatttttgtatttttagtagagatgaggtttcgccatgttggccaggctggtcttgaactcctgacctcaggtgatccacctgcctcggcctcccaaagtgctgggattacaggcatgagctaccacgcccagccccagttGTACTTATAAATGTAACATACATCCTAGCAATTTAAGTCACAGATCAACTAGAAATTTCCTATAAAACTGACTTTAAccctaattaaataaaaaagggggcctttgtttcttatatttataCTCACAAAAATGAGAACTGAGGCAgttgagatgaaagaaaaaagattgttgCTGAAGAATATAGAAGTTTAACTTAAATTATATTGCTTTCTTCAGAGTTTCCTAGGATAACTATTCACCtctcatcttaattttttttaaaggtaagatGAAAAAGTCTTGTTATTcttccaaaacatttttgaagatttttgatttttttattaagtTGTCAAAATATGTAACCTACACTGCtggttacttaaaaaaaaaaattctgatatgTAGGAAAATAGTGTAATAAACTCAAGTAAAACCAAGAGTTTTTATTCAGTGGACATAGGAGAAACCCACAAATCTATTTAAATAGATTGCACAATGTCAACATTATGAAACAATTTCTAGCATCAGGACAAAGGACATTGTTAAGCAGTTCTTACAAAACACATAATTAAAGTGAttctaaatttgaaaaaagataaaaataagtaacTCTAAGAAATAATGTCAAGCTTTTGATTCAGTAAAAATAGTTAGCTAATGTTAATTCATTTTAAGACAGCACTCGTCTCAAATTATTTCTGAATCAGAATGGTTATCTATGCTAAACTGCTATAAAGCCTTTGAAAACGtacatgaggctgggtgcagtggcttatgcctgtaatcccagcacttcaggaggcctaAGTGGAcagactacttgagcccaggaatttgagaccagtctgggcaacatggcgagaccctgtctctcaatttaaaaaaaaaaaaaagaaagaaaaggaaatttatgtGGAAATCAAGTAGTCTCATAGATCACACAGATAGATGAGTTCTATTTCTGCAGATAGGTATGCTGTCTTCCATTCCTATAGGCCAAATGAAACTATAAATACTGCTTAAATATAGTACATAACTTcgcttttctattctttttcagtTTACCTCATAAAAGTTGCtacaggggccaggtgcagtggctcaggcctgtaatcccagcactctgggaggccaaggtgggcggatcatgaggtcaggagttcgaagccagcctggccaacatggcgaaaccccgtctctactaaaaataacaaaaaattagccgggcctggtattatgcgcctgtaatcccagctgctcgggaggctgaggcaggagaattgcttgaatgtgggaggcggacattgcagtgagctgagattgcgccactgcactccagcctgggcaacagagcaagactccgtctcaaaaaaaaaaaaaaaaaagttgctacaGGATGGTAGAAAGGGCATTAGACTGATTTCTCATTGtggctctgccactaactagctCTGGTCATCAggagcaagtcacttaatttcCCTAGGCCTTAGTTTCCTATATGCCAGATGAGAAAGCTGGAGCTGGCTAGATAGTGGCTGATCTACGGCTGGTGACTCTTCATAGTATAAAATGCCTAAACAgaagctggacatggtagcttacacctgtaatcccagcactttggggggtcaagacaggaggattgcttgagcccaggagttcacgattacagtgagctatgatcatgccaccacattctagcctggacaacagagcaagaccctctctctaaaacaaaacaaaacaaacaaacaaataaaattcctAAACAACTGAGTTCCTCACAACATAAAATCTGTGTTCTCTAATTTCAAGTTTACTTAGCATAAGGTTTTAACAATACACATTTACTCCATGTCCTCTCCACGGCTGGAAGACTCAACAAATTTCAAGACAATCAAGGGTTAATTCATGTGTTAATGACAGTAATATAACAATGGCTTAGGCCTATCTTTAGTTTTGCCCATTAATGGAATCAAAATTCAAAAACGGAAAGGcaagaaatttgagaaaaattcCTGCCTTTGTAGAAATAGAAACCTTAACCAAGGGCAAATATCTAATGATTGAAAGATCAGCATTATTAGCTCAGATTTCTTTGACACCCAATTTGGTTCTGCATTTTTCCCTTTGAACTATTTTGGTATGAGGGCTCTCTCTTCATGGTAAGAGAAGCTGCTGACTACACTACTATAACATTACAATGTGCAGTCAATCCCTTAGGAGAATTAGTAACACCTGGACAACttttaaactttccatttttCGATGATCACTGGTAAAACATCAAGGCTAATTTAGTCATTTTGAAACAACCAATAATATCTAACACTCTGTATTGGGGGGGGAAAAACGGACTGCagaaatcaccaaaaaaaaaaaaaaaaaaaaagttgtaaaatatgtTGAGTAGATAATGAAGCTGGCATCTACTCTCAGAACTTCTCATAGGcaagatttattttctattctgtatCACTAAGTGATAACCTTTCTAACTATATGGCATTCTCTGTACTCTTGCAACATTTTATTCTGTCAGACAGAGTAAGTGAAGACTATGAAGAATGTTGAGTgcatctcaatttttttaaacaatcttaGTCTCTAATATGCCAATGAGTTATTAAAGATTCTCAGATATTTGATCAACTGTACACTTGTTAGATCacctttaatttttgaaatatcttgtctttccagttttggtgAAAAAACACTTCTCAAAGTCTCTTTTTCCTCTGTTAACTTATGTCAACCACCTCTACTCAACTGCTAATACATCTTTCTTTTTGGGGTTCTGTTATTGAATGAACACCTGACATTCACAGGTGATTTCTATTAGCCGTGAAAAAAATCACATCCGAGCCAATGTCTGGCAAAATAGAAGTCTACTGAATGCAAAGGTTTTCTTCGATAAATAAGATGAAAGCAAAGTAGTAGTTTTTTCCTGCCAGGCATCATCAAGTAATGAAATGGATACTGAAGTAGAATGTCTGTATAACTAAAGTGTTTATGTTCAGGTACTGAGacttattttaagcattttaaatacataggcccaaaatgtttatataattatgCAACTTGTTAAACATCCTTGGACAGAAAAACTTTCCCCTGATGGTTTAGGATCATTATATTGAACATAAACTATTTGATTGTGTGATAACATAACTGTGCTGATTTTTTAGCTTTTTCGTTTTTGTCTCTATGTCAGACCATATGACATTTTTTGGTAGCATCTGACTGATCAACCCTCTTTCAAATGCTGCTTCTCACATTTTATGGGTTAAGAAACCACACAACTAACTTAAAAAACTGTGTGTTAAATAAGAGTCAACTAGGATCTAAGTGCAGgtcaaattaaaaagtaaacaattcaATATAGTAGCTTTTTGACAGCTATTTCTTATAAATGGATGTCTTCTGCACAGGTTCAATGGCCAAAGTTTTACAACTCTGAAACTAGCCTAAAGCAAGTCCTAATTAGTCCCagaatctaaaaatgtttattttctcagaCCTAAATCTGAGATGGCTTGCTCCTCTATTCTATCCGAGAAAGAAGTATTGGAGAATGTTTATCACAAACCTCTACCACCTACACCTGGTTTCCCAAAGCAGTAAACTTACACCAACCACTGGCAAATCAGGTAGTAACCTCAAGCGGTGGTCCTGACAAAAGTTAATGGAAGAATAACCATGTAATTCAGCTCTCATGTCTTCACCTCCACCTTCGTTGCTGGAATCAGGTCAGTCTGTGACCACCCTGGGAGTACATAGTTAGGGTTCCTTCAAAAAGCAGCTTTACTACAATCAATAAAGAGGGCAGGTGGTCAGGTGAATTGTGCCTCAAAACCAAAAGGAAACATCCTAAAGGTAGAGCCACAGGAAAATTCTTGCAGGAGTTCCATGCCTCTGTTCTTCATCTTCCTGCTACTTAGAACATCCTTCCCACCTTGTCACCTGGTCAACCACGGCTCATCCTTCACCTCCCAGCTCAAGTATCACCTACTCAGTAGTCTCCTGACTCCTCACCAGATGCAGTAACTTTCTACTTTGTGCAACCCACCACTGCATTTTGTACACATTTCTGTTATAGCATAAATCAGATCACAATGTAATTTGCTTACTTTTCTTCTCCTTAATTTCAAACTGAACTACCTAAAAGCAGaatgttgctttcatttttgaaaacccCACAACTGAGTGCCCGGTCCACAAAGAATGGCTTTTGAGTGAGTGGAGTTCAAAAAGATTTCATACATAGCACTGATCTTTCATAACTCTATTCATTAGGAGATGAGAAAAATAACTTCcattatgaaaataaaaccacGAAAGTATCACTCAGTCACTTACATAACCAAAAAggggaggccaggagcagtggctcacacctgtaatcccaacactttgggaggccgaggcgcgtggatcacgaggtcaggagtttgagaccagcctggccaacatagtgaaacgccatctctactaaaaatattttaaaaattagccggacacagtggtgggcacctgtaattccagctactcggggggctgaggcaggagaatcgcttcaacccagcaggcagaggttgcagagagccgagaatgcaccactgtgctccagccttggccataagagtgaaactccatcccaaagaaaagaggagagagggagaataaacagaaacagaaacaaaccaaaagtGGTTACCCAGTATTATTTGGAATTAGCTTCTTAATTTGAAGATAAACAGACAAGTGCACCACCAATTAAAAATAGACACCTAGCGGAATCAAGGTGTCTACTACTTGGTCTACAATAAGCTTCTTGGCAAAGCACTACTAGAAAAGCCCCGCCTGATCAGTTTCTTTTTTCAGCTGTAAAGCAGGAATGTAACCAGTCCTTCAACATCACCTCCAGAaaagtatttcataaaatttacatCCGAGAGAGTTAAACCACCAGCTCCTGGCCATAAAGATACACAGGCAGGTTGTACATGACAGAATATGTCATAAAATTAGTTCCAGCATGGTCATCAGTTCAGCGTCCAAACTTGAGAACTCACCGACAGCACACCTCACATGGGTCCACCCACAGAGTGAGCTCCTTTGGCAAGCCCAGGTCACTATACAAGATGCAGCTGTTTTCACAGGCTTTCAGGACATCAGGATCAACTCTCTGAAATTTATTGACACGAATACATCTACAACAAAGTGGAGTTATATTAATggatttaaatgaatttaatcaTAAATGCCGTTAATATCTATTCATATTTGCCAAGGTGactaataaaatagtaataaaaaataccCTGGTAGAGAACCTAGGAGCATATCTATCCttataaatagataataaatgtGAACTATAGACACAGAGGCAGCCTGAAAAAAAGATGGCACCTATGTGAGCCCAAGAAAATCACTAGTACTGGGTCTACCTCAGTCTACCCAGAGTCTTGACCACCCATGTACATTAAATGAGCAAGGAGTATGAAAGTTACATGAAATTTAAGAACTCTGAAGGCAAAAGTTTCTATAGGCGAAGTTCCCATACAAAAAAATCTCTAACAAAAGGCCTCATCTAATGTTTCAGATGATATTTGGAAACGCTTATGACAAGTTCTGATCTGTCATTAACTTGCTTTTATATCTCAGATAATAAAGTGGTAAGATGACACCCTTGCTTTACCTATAACTGTTCTATATACGGGATAAGTGAAGGACACAGATTCATTCATATCACATACTTATGATTAAAATACCTAACATGTTATTGGCTTACTTCATTTAACTTCTATTTACCCAAGGACTTTTATTTAAATAGCTGTCAAAATTAAGTGAGGAAAATTTCTAAACCAATAAAGGCTCCGTCTCATCTTTTTTTAACCTATTATACCACACCTACCTAATGGAATATTTAAAGGTGGCTTAgagtaaatacaaaaaatacgcattctgttaaatgttaaataagcATTCTGATTAAGTAGGGAAATAGGACCTATGAAGGAAAAGTATTTACTGCCTACAATCAAGAATCAATCAAGAGAATTTAGATTTCAGCACTAATCCTAGTATTTCTCAGGTGAGCTTAGTTAAGTCACTGTACCTCTTCCtcagacctgaaactataaaacatggaAATACAAGTTAATTGATAAATAGTAATTATACTGTAAAACATAATGATATAAAGACTAAATATGCTATTTAAAGTTTTTGTAAAAGTTAAATTATTAGttggttttaatttctatttaaaaaatgaaaaagttctcaaTAGAATAGGAATACGTGTTTctacataatattaataaaacactttttaaaaatttattatgcAATGGACAATTTCCTAAATGCTTTGCATGTATTAACTCTTAATTCTCATGATCATCCTGTGAGTTACTTTTTTTCCTCAGCATAAAGaaaaagggaggcagagagagtttGAGTAACTTCCCCAAAAttatacagctagtaagtgatggaTCTAGGGTTCAAATCCAGGCCACTAGACTCCAAAGAGCAAGTAATTTCCCTAATACTCAACTCTGCTTATATGTACCTATCTTAGCATCACCATTAACTATATAACAAAGGCAAAGTGAGAAAAACTATTTTCTAGTATGTAAAATACTGCTTGGTCCTTTTAAAAACATGGTCTTATGCTTTAGATTCTAATACTGTATAGGATAATTAGAAAGATCCCATGTGCTCTGGGACCAAAAGCGGTTAAGGATAAAAAGATGTATCTTAGATGTGTTTTTCTTATCTACAATAAAGGTGATAACAGGCTCTAagcttaaaattatatataaatatagatgctTCAACAGAGACTATGCTTCAACAAAATCTGCATACCTtacatattttgtacttttttttcacTCTACATACTGACTACTTACCCATTAACTACTCTtcgaaaacaaaattttaaaagttgcgTAAAAATATTCTCACTTAATGTTGACAGTTtagttctttccaatttttgcAATTACAAAGTGTCAGAAACATCCATATTCATACGTTtgtatttctaattatatttctAGAATAGATTCTTGGGAGACTAATTGTTCAAAAGGTATGACTATTTTTACACATCTTGataatattgccaaattgctctccacAAGTATCTTATTTATATCGTGGCAAAACAATTTCAACTTACAAACATTTTGTAAGAGAAAGAACACTCCAGCTACTCTATGGACTGAAGAGTCTCCACCTAGTCTATGGACTGAAGTTTCCACTAACTTGGTTAATCTTATAttccattcatttttataatagtaACAACCCACTATtaagtctttagagttttctactTCAAATACAGCTTTAAAATGACTCAGTAATGATACTTCTGATCACATGCCAATTTAatcttgtttcagttttttttctcaagtttttaGAATTAATGGAAATGAAATTGTACAGCTTGACCTTTAAGTATTTACTTGACAGTGCCTTCTTTTTCAGTAATAGTATGGTGGCTTGGCACTTCCAAAAAGCCTTCATCTAATGTCAATTAAATCGAAGTAAAAAGCCTCAGCAGTTCTAACTTACAAAAGCTGTTCACtctatcagaaatgaaaatacgcagaaaaaaattaaagataatcaAGTGATAAGATAAAAAATGACTTGAGCCTGTGTCAGCATgcacatttctattttaattcacattttccaATTTACTGGAAACCTCTTTGgatttaaaatgaaatggaaaatattctattttgatTCTCTTATTGGCAATAGAACACAAGCTCACTTGACTTTCAGTACATGAGAAATTAGCAAATAATATGTTTGCCTCCTTTCTAGACTCCTTGAATAGTCCTGTACTTGCAAGAGCTCAGTGGCAGAAAGGAAGTCCTTCTGACATCAAAGCACAAAGTGTTGATTTGTGTAGGAAACTTTGGGGACatcaatataaacaaataaaagagaatttctgTAGTTATCACTATAGTCACTGCTCCACTTTTATTTCTTGTGGCCACATCCACAAATGGGACAGTGTTTGACAGCTGAGTTTAGCAGAACATTCTCAGCTGAGGTTCCTGAGCagtcacataaatactagagtgAGCATGCCAGGGCATGTTTTATAGGAGTCTGCTCTTCTTTACTTTAAGCTATAAATGTACCATATAAAGCAGAGTACAAAAGACAGCTGCAAGTGAGAATTATCTTCCTTCTCAGTGCCAAAACAGTGGTAGCACTGCAGTGTGCAGAAAGCCCACGAAAATACAGGGTCATgtagacctgagttcaaatcccagaactttggccaggcatagtgactcacgcctgtaattctaacattctgggaggcaaaggcagaagatcgcgtgaggccaggagtttgagactcacctgggtaacacagcgagatcccatctctacaaatttttttttttttttttttttttttttttaattagcctggtgtgttggcgcacgtctataatcctagctacttgggagtctgaggcagtaggactgcttgagcccaggagtttgaggctgcagtgagctatggttaaTACCAATGCACTCTAgaccaggtgacagagcaaaaacagTATCACAAAAAAAAGCCCCCCAAAAAGCAAACCCCAGAGCCAGCATCTACTAGTCGTGGATCACAAGTGAGTTACATTCATCTAGAAATTAGTTACACTGGCTTCTACcacaaatatataaatgagaTTATTCTTGTATTAAGAACGTATCAGGTGTCCTAATAATCTTAGTTTCCTTTTtccataaaacttttttttcaaagagcATAGATCATGTAATTTACTTTTAGATACAAGATTCACTTCTTTCAACTCCTACCATGCCCATTAATGTGTTATTAGGGGTCCTCTAGAATTGTGAAAATCCTTAAGTACATGTGATAAACAGAAATGCACTGTTACGAGCCAGGCTATAACCACAAAAGACTAACTCCTATGACCCCACAGCATTGGCCTCCTGTGTCCAGGCAATGGGACTCCACCACTCCACTaacaaatactgttttaaaatgagtaaggagaaaatatacaaacatcCCAGAGTTGTGTATTTTGCAGATGAAACACCTGTAGACATGATCTGCACACCCTTCAATCATCTGGCGTTGAACCCACCTCAGGGGTTGATCAGCCTCTGCTTAATCCAATCTAATCCTTTACCTGTAGGCCTGTCCTTTCGATGGTTTTTCTGGATACcagtgatttttatatttttcttgaagtATTAGGGTCAATTTCTCAGCAAACCTCTCAACTGCCTCTTTTTTCAACTTATCATGTTTTCGAACTAGCCTTGTGAAAAAGAAGACAACGGCAGCAATTtcgttcttcatttttttttccctgcaaagATAAAACATGTttcctcaaaaaaccaaaataaaaaaactggGAAGATGAAGCTCTGTAAGATATACCTCCTTTACAGCTctccccttcttctccttccaATTTTATCTTGTATTTCTTTGGCTTATATCTGGAGTAGAGAACAATCTACTTATCTTTATGCCATAAAGGCCTTATTATAAAATACTACTTAAAAATCTTATAACTTAGCTTCATGGAGAAGTTCCATAAACAGAGCACATTGCTCCTGTTGGCTAAAATAAAACCAGATCTATCAGTAAAAGAGAAGCACTATAATAAATGATACTACAACACAGATTTTACTCTGTGTGTCAATATTTAGCTGCGATAATCTAAGTttaaaattctgtgaaatgatttgaactttaaaacacaaaaaaagtctACTTTAAAATCTAGAACTGTAGAGTCGTTTTGTAACAGAAAAGTTCAGCAGTTCCtaaaaaggttaaacatagagttaccatacgATGCGGTCAATTCTACTatttttacccaagagaaatgaaaacacatgtccacacCAAAATCTTGTACAGAAATGCCCATAgcagtattcataatagctaaaaagtgaaaacaagtaaTATGCCTACCAACTAAGGAATGGACAAATATTGTGGTATACACATgtatggaatattactcagcaatgaaaaggaatgagtaCTAATACAAGTTACAATATGGGTGAACCTTGAATACAGAAATGCCCACAgcagtattcataatagctaaaaagtaaaaacaatctattatgtttacaaaCTAAAGAATGGACAAATACTGCTGTATACAcatgtaatggaatattattcagcaattaaaaggaatgagTACTAATATAagctacaacacggatgaaccttgaaTACATCAAACTAagggaaagaagtcagtcacaaatgACCACATATTGTACgattccattgatatgaaatatccagaataagcaaatctatatagacagaaaacagattagtggcCTAGGGGTAAGTGGGAAGCCGAGAAAAGGAGCATTGCTAATAAGTAGAGTTACTTTTCAGtgtgataaaaatatatactaaatttCACTATAGTAATGgttgtacaactttgtgaatacactaaaaccattgaactatacattttaaatgggtgaattgcatGGTATAGAAATTAAACCTCAA
This window of the Rhinopithecus roxellana isolate Shanxi Qingling chromosome 13, ASM756505v1, whole genome shotgun sequence genome carries:
- the BTG3 gene encoding protein BTG3 produces the protein MKNEIAAVVFFFTRLVRKHDKLKKEAVERFAEKLTLILQEKYKNHWYPEKPSKGQAYRCIRVNKFQRVDPDVLKACENSCILYSDLGLPKELTLWVDPCEVCCRYGEKNNAFIVASFENEDENKDEISRKVTRALDKVTSDYHSGSSSSDEETSKEMEVKPNSVTAAASPVYQISELIFPPLPMWHPLPRKKPGMYRGNGHQNHYPPPVPFGYPNQGRKNKPYRPIPVTWVPPPGMHCDRNHWINPHMLAPH